The Mauremys mutica isolate MM-2020 ecotype Southern chromosome 1, ASM2049712v1, whole genome shotgun sequence genome has a segment encoding these proteins:
- the LOC123355767 gene encoding olfactomedin-4-like isoform X2 — MEDESGVQPFANVTGSLNDNGVCQCSVYLPDTVFPVQKVEMLEITAQVLSEKLERELTKVSQYTKAIETYEQKIQNLTIKVEHMESTSVSYTELDFQLLKLEINEMERLVTQLKSTLVGSNVIVEQLYVEIKNLTLMVNDLESLDKNNILLIRREIVALQNRLKECEKHRNQTTTPSYFPPGSCGHGGIVNISQPYVVQLNWRGFSFKYGSWGRDYSLRTPQKDLYWVAPLNTDGRHLEYYRLHNSYDDLLLLKNARELKIPYGGEGSGTTVYNNFMYYNIYNSRDMGKLDLNTNTLAVRKALPNAAYGNRFSYAGVGWQDMDFAVDESGLWVIYSTEDSTGNIMISKLNETTLDVLHTWNTRQYKPSISNAFIICGVLYATRPVNTRKEEIFYIYNTNTEQEGKISIIMDKMLETIQSINYNPSDQVLYVYNDGYLVKHNLIFQPVLH, encoded by the exons ATGGAGGATGAGTCTGGGGTTCAG CCATTTGCCAATGTGACTGGCTCTTTGAATGACAATGGAGTGTGCCAATGCTCAGTGTACCTGCCAGACACTGTGTTCCCTGTGCAGAAGGTCGAGATGCTGGAAATCACAGCCCAAGTGCTTTCTGAGAAACTTGAAAGAGAACTCACTAAA GTTAGCCAATATACTAAAGCAATTGAGACGTATGAACAGAAAATCCAAAACCTAACGATCAAGGTGGAACATATGGAGTCAACCAGTGTTTCTTACACAGAGTTGGACTTTCAGTTACTGAAACTGGAAATCAATGAAATGGAGAGACTGGTCACTCAGCTGAAATCCACACTTGTTGGAAGCAATGTGATTGTTGAACAACTATATGTGGAG ATCAAGAATCTGACTCTCATGGTAAATGATCTGGAATCATTGGACAAAAACAATATCCTTTTAATCCGTCGAGAAATTGTGGCTCTCCAGAATAGATTGAAGGAATGTGAAAAACACAGAAATCAAACCACAACACCCTCCTATTTCCCGCCAG GCAGCTGTGGTCATGGTGGAATTGTGAATATCAGCCAGCCCTATGTTGTACAGCTGAACTGGAGAGGATTTTCCTTCAAATATGGTTCCTGGGGTAGGGATTACTCTCTTCGAACTCCGCAGAAGGACCTATACTGGGTTGCACCTTTGAACACAGATGGGAGACACTTAGAATATTACAGACTTCATAATTCCTATGATGATTTGTTGCTATTAAAAAATGCTAGAGAGTTAAAAATTCCCTATGGGGGGGAAGGCAGTGGCACCACAGTTTACAATAACTTCATGTATTACAATATATATAATTCAAGAGATATGGGCAAGCTCGATTTAAACACAAACACATTGGCTGTGAGGAAAGCTCTGCCGAATGCTGCTTATGGTAACCGTTTCTCTTATGCTGGTGTTGGGTGGCAAGATATGGACTTTGCTGTGGATGAAAGTGGATTGTGGGTAATTTATTCAACCGAGGACAGCACGGGTAACATTATGATTAGCAAACTCAATGAGACCACACTTGATGTGCTCCATACTTGGAATACAAGGCAGTACAAGCCATCCATTTCCAATGCTTTCATCATATGTGGTGTTCTATATGCCACAAGACCTGTCAACACTAGGAAAGAGGAAATATTTTACATATACAACACAAACACTGAACAGGAAGGTAAAATTAGCATAATTATGGATAAAATGTTAGAAACAATTCAAAGTATCAACTATAACCCCTCAGACCAGGTCCTGTATGTTTACAATGATGGCTACCTTGTTAAACACAATCTTATTTTTCAACCTGTGTTGCATTGA
- the LOC123355767 gene encoding olfactomedin-4-like isoform X1, which yields MKCVNLAVLLVFLQNAIALNAANTMLQNVPFANVTGSLNDNGVCQCSVYLPDTVFPVQKVEMLEITAQVLSEKLERELTKVSQYTKAIETYEQKIQNLTIKVEHMESTSVSYTELDFQLLKLEINEMERLVTQLKSTLVGSNVIVEQLYVEIKNLTLMVNDLESLDKNNILLIRREIVALQNRLKECEKHRNQTTTPSYFPPGSCGHGGIVNISQPYVVQLNWRGFSFKYGSWGRDYSLRTPQKDLYWVAPLNTDGRHLEYYRLHNSYDDLLLLKNARELKIPYGGEGSGTTVYNNFMYYNIYNSRDMGKLDLNTNTLAVRKALPNAAYGNRFSYAGVGWQDMDFAVDESGLWVIYSTEDSTGNIMISKLNETTLDVLHTWNTRQYKPSISNAFIICGVLYATRPVNTRKEEIFYIYNTNTEQEGKISIIMDKMLETIQSINYNPSDQVLYVYNDGYLVKHNLIFQPVLH from the exons ATGAAGTGTGTAAACTTGGCTGTGCTGCTGGTGTTTCTACAAAATGccattgcactgaatgcagccaACACCATGCTCCAGAATGTG CCATTTGCCAATGTGACTGGCTCTTTGAATGACAATGGAGTGTGCCAATGCTCAGTGTACCTGCCAGACACTGTGTTCCCTGTGCAGAAGGTCGAGATGCTGGAAATCACAGCCCAAGTGCTTTCTGAGAAACTTGAAAGAGAACTCACTAAA GTTAGCCAATATACTAAAGCAATTGAGACGTATGAACAGAAAATCCAAAACCTAACGATCAAGGTGGAACATATGGAGTCAACCAGTGTTTCTTACACAGAGTTGGACTTTCAGTTACTGAAACTGGAAATCAATGAAATGGAGAGACTGGTCACTCAGCTGAAATCCACACTTGTTGGAAGCAATGTGATTGTTGAACAACTATATGTGGAG ATCAAGAATCTGACTCTCATGGTAAATGATCTGGAATCATTGGACAAAAACAATATCCTTTTAATCCGTCGAGAAATTGTGGCTCTCCAGAATAGATTGAAGGAATGTGAAAAACACAGAAATCAAACCACAACACCCTCCTATTTCCCGCCAG GCAGCTGTGGTCATGGTGGAATTGTGAATATCAGCCAGCCCTATGTTGTACAGCTGAACTGGAGAGGATTTTCCTTCAAATATGGTTCCTGGGGTAGGGATTACTCTCTTCGAACTCCGCAGAAGGACCTATACTGGGTTGCACCTTTGAACACAGATGGGAGACACTTAGAATATTACAGACTTCATAATTCCTATGATGATTTGTTGCTATTAAAAAATGCTAGAGAGTTAAAAATTCCCTATGGGGGGGAAGGCAGTGGCACCACAGTTTACAATAACTTCATGTATTACAATATATATAATTCAAGAGATATGGGCAAGCTCGATTTAAACACAAACACATTGGCTGTGAGGAAAGCTCTGCCGAATGCTGCTTATGGTAACCGTTTCTCTTATGCTGGTGTTGGGTGGCAAGATATGGACTTTGCTGTGGATGAAAGTGGATTGTGGGTAATTTATTCAACCGAGGACAGCACGGGTAACATTATGATTAGCAAACTCAATGAGACCACACTTGATGTGCTCCATACTTGGAATACAAGGCAGTACAAGCCATCCATTTCCAATGCTTTCATCATATGTGGTGTTCTATATGCCACAAGACCTGTCAACACTAGGAAAGAGGAAATATTTTACATATACAACACAAACACTGAACAGGAAGGTAAAATTAGCATAATTATGGATAAAATGTTAGAAACAATTCAAAGTATCAACTATAACCCCTCAGACCAGGTCCTGTATGTTTACAATGATGGCTACCTTGTTAAACACAATCTTATTTTTCAACCTGTGTTGCATTGA